One window from the genome of Pseudonocardia hierapolitana encodes:
- a CDS encoding dihydrofolate reductase family protein, which yields MRKLIFGMNVTLDGYIAAPGDDIGWSGPPSDELFQWWLDQELASDLSLYGRKLWETMSSYWPTGDQQPDATPAEIEFARNWRDTPKVVFSSAIDEVDWNTRLVTGDAVAEITRLKAEDGGPMSIGGATLAGAAMRAGLIDEYALATHPVMVGGGTPFFTALDSWVNLNLVETRTFPGGVVLTRYETRR from the coding sequence ATGCGGAAACTGATCTTCGGCATGAACGTGACCCTGGACGGCTACATCGCCGCGCCCGGCGACGACATCGGCTGGAGCGGGCCGCCGAGCGACGAGCTGTTCCAGTGGTGGCTCGACCAGGAGCTGGCGAGCGATCTGTCGCTGTACGGGCGCAAGCTGTGGGAGACGATGAGCTCCTACTGGCCCACCGGCGACCAGCAGCCCGACGCCACCCCCGCGGAGATCGAGTTCGCGCGGAACTGGCGGGACACGCCGAAGGTGGTGTTCTCCTCGGCGATCGACGAGGTCGACTGGAACACCCGCCTGGTCACCGGCGACGCGGTCGCCGAGATCACCCGGCTCAAGGCCGAGGACGGCGGCCCGATGAGCATCGGCGGCGCAACGCTCGCCGGAGCTGCCATGCGGGCCGGGCTGATCGACGAGTACGCCCTGGCCACCCACCCGGTCATGGTGGGCGGCGGCACGCCGTTCTTCACGGCGCTGGACAGCTGGGTGAACCTGAACCTGGTGGAGACGCGGACGTTTCCCGGCGGCGTGGTGCTGACCCGATACGAGACGAGGCGATGA
- a CDS encoding RNA polymerase subunit sigma-70, protein MTDTGLPGADEATFIAAVRSDDTARFALLTERHRRELQVHCYRMLANYEDARDMTQETFLRAWNKRESFKGHAALRTWLYRIATNACLDFLEKRDDRTPVPSELPDPGSEVLYLQPYPDRMLPEDPQESVVARETIELAFIVAVQHLPPRQRAVFILRDVVGWPASKAADALELTVASVTSALQRARVTMREQLPDRRLDWRSPATHELSDDERGVVKSYIDAHERNDLDGLMSLLRDELRFAMLPDMGTVLMTAEDAVDGWVSGGLFQRGHDDWRGITTTVNRMPAAALYLRTPDDPEYRLFAIAVLHIDDGKIAELTGFAASDKPWLGLPPTL, encoded by the coding sequence ATGACCGACACCGGACTGCCGGGCGCCGACGAGGCCACGTTCATCGCGGCGGTCCGCTCGGACGACACGGCGCGGTTCGCACTCCTCACGGAGCGCCACCGGCGTGAGCTGCAGGTGCACTGCTACCGGATGCTCGCGAACTACGAGGACGCCCGGGACATGACGCAGGAGACGTTCCTGCGAGCGTGGAACAAGCGGGAGTCGTTCAAGGGCCACGCTGCGCTGCGGACCTGGCTGTACCGGATCGCGACGAACGCCTGTCTCGACTTCCTGGAGAAGCGCGACGACCGCACACCCGTGCCGTCCGAGCTGCCGGACCCCGGCTCCGAGGTGCTGTACCTGCAGCCGTACCCCGACCGGATGCTCCCCGAGGACCCGCAGGAATCGGTGGTGGCGCGGGAGACGATCGAGCTGGCGTTCATCGTCGCCGTCCAGCACCTGCCGCCGCGGCAGCGGGCGGTGTTCATCCTGCGCGACGTCGTCGGCTGGCCGGCGTCGAAGGCCGCCGACGCCCTCGAGCTGACCGTCGCATCCGTGACCAGCGCACTGCAGCGGGCGCGCGTGACGATGCGCGAGCAGCTGCCCGACCGCCGCCTCGACTGGCGGAGCCCTGCCACCCACGAGCTGTCGGATGACGAGCGCGGCGTGGTGAAGTCGTACATCGACGCCCATGAGCGCAACGACCTCGACGGGCTGATGTCCCTGCTGCGCGACGAGCTGCGCTTCGCGATGCTGCCCGACATGGGCACCGTGCTCATGACGGCCGAGGACGCGGTGGACGGCTGGGTCTCCGGTGGGCTCTTCCAGCGCGGCCACGACGACTGGCGCGGTATCACCACGACGGTCAACCGCATGCCGGCCGCCGCGCTGTACCTCCGCACCCCCGACGACCCGGAGTACCGGTTGTTCGCCATCGCGGTCCTGCACATCGACGACGGGAAGATCGCCGAGCTCACCGGATTCGCCGCCTCCGACAAGCCATGGCTGGGCCTGCCCCCGACACTGTGA
- a CDS encoding endonuclease/exonuclease/phosphatase family protein produces the protein MSSPSGTGIRTSAGPSPSVPSRRRRVRLGVAEIGFVGVGLLTVPDLLGIDRVTPLAQLVSFRPYVLVGVAALVVVLVGLSWRNRRLLLPAVALLVVLAVGVVMTVPRTRAEPSPVGGRPLTVLAVNVLDGAADVTALAELIRDERPDLGALIEVGPWYRDRLAPLVEPLGYRFVTATGTDSDGVTDVFGVSALVAAHLGDVTVTIDESRPFPSVGIAGGGLGAMRFVAYHAVAPRPGDVSQWSTDLGELTRYCAGGTPTIVAGDFNATLDHSRLREVTAGCSDAATQRGQGLAPTWPAWMPDWFGAQIDHVFVTPPIAAEEFAVRELAGSDHRAVLVRLRVPQ, from the coding sequence GTGAGTTCGCCGTCCGGGACCGGGATCCGCACGTCGGCCGGTCCGTCGCCGTCCGTCCCGTCTCGGCGCCGTCGGGTGCGCCTCGGCGTCGCGGAGATCGGATTCGTCGGGGTCGGGTTGCTGACGGTGCCCGATCTGCTCGGCATCGACAGAGTCACCCCGTTGGCGCAGCTGGTGTCGTTCCGGCCGTACGTGCTCGTCGGGGTGGCGGCGCTCGTTGTGGTCCTGGTCGGGCTCTCGTGGCGCAACCGGCGGCTGCTCCTGCCCGCGGTGGCGCTGTTGGTCGTCCTGGCCGTGGGTGTCGTGATGACCGTCCCGCGAACGCGGGCGGAGCCGTCGCCGGTGGGTGGGCGGCCGTTGACCGTGCTGGCCGTCAACGTGTTGGACGGCGCGGCGGACGTCACCGCGCTGGCGGAGCTCATCCGCGACGAGCGGCCCGATCTGGGTGCGCTCATCGAAGTCGGCCCGTGGTACAGGGATCGGCTCGCGCCGCTGGTCGAGCCGCTGGGCTACCGCTTCGTCACCGCGACCGGGACGGATTCCGACGGCGTCACCGACGTCTTCGGCGTTTCGGCGCTCGTCGCCGCGCACCTCGGCGACGTGACGGTCACCATCGACGAGTCGAGGCCGTTCCCGAGCGTGGGGATCGCGGGCGGTGGGCTGGGTGCGATGCGGTTCGTGGCGTACCACGCGGTGGCGCCGCGCCCCGGTGACGTCTCGCAGTGGAGCACGGATCTGGGCGAGCTGACGCGGTACTGCGCAGGCGGCACCCCGACGATCGTCGCGGGGGACTTCAACGCGACGTTGGACCATTCCCGGCTGCGCGAGGTCACCGCAGGCTGTTCCGACGCCGCCACTCAGCGCGGGCAGGGTCTGGCGCCCACCTGGCCGGCCTGGATGCCGGACTGGTTCGGCGCGCAGATCGACCACGTCTTCGTCACGCCCCCGATCGCCGCCGAGGAATTCGCCGTTCGCGAACTGGCCGGGAGCGATCACCGCGCCGTGCTGGTCCGGCTCCGCGTCCCGCAGTGA
- a CDS encoding NAD-dependent epimerase/dehydratase family protein, translated as MPLSHATAPHPPSPDRPERMRYLVTGGRGFIGRHLIRRLLAMGADVHATTRAGRSLEPGPRWWMCDLSDLAATQQVVREVRPDVVVHLASRAAGTRALDVVVPMLADNLLSAVHVMTASAAVPGCRAVLAGSIEEIAAAGDGARSPYAASKVAATAYAELFRDLWDLPVTVLRLAMVYGPDEPNRKRLVPYVIDSLLRGVAPELSSGRRRVDWVYVDDVVDALLAASTEAGAAGKVLDVGSGAVHSIRDTVALIADTIGASVPPGFGRLPDRAKERDLVADIGPAVEHLRWQPKVDLPTGIARTVDWHLAEMSGPALREAAQRRTA; from the coding sequence ATGCCGTTGTCCCATGCCACCGCACCGCATCCGCCGAGCCCAGACCGTCCGGAGCGGATGCGCTACCTCGTCACCGGCGGTCGAGGTTTCATCGGCCGCCACCTGATCCGTCGACTCCTCGCCATGGGCGCCGACGTCCACGCGACGACCCGGGCCGGACGCTCCCTCGAGCCCGGGCCGCGCTGGTGGATGTGCGACCTGTCCGACCTGGCCGCCACCCAGCAGGTGGTGCGCGAGGTCCGACCCGACGTCGTCGTGCACCTCGCGAGCCGGGCCGCCGGAACGCGCGCGCTCGACGTCGTCGTCCCCATGCTCGCCGACAACCTGCTCAGCGCCGTCCACGTCATGACGGCCTCGGCCGCCGTTCCCGGCTGCCGTGCGGTGCTCGCCGGCTCGATCGAGGAGATCGCCGCCGCCGGCGACGGCGCACGGTCGCCGTACGCCGCGTCGAAGGTCGCCGCGACCGCGTACGCGGAGCTGTTCCGCGACCTGTGGGACCTGCCGGTCACCGTGCTGCGCCTGGCCATGGTCTACGGGCCGGACGAGCCCAACCGCAAGCGACTGGTGCCCTACGTCATCGACAGCCTCCTGCGCGGAGTCGCACCCGAGCTGAGCAGCGGACGCCGCCGGGTGGACTGGGTCTACGTCGACGACGTGGTCGACGCCCTCCTCGCCGCCTCGACCGAGGCCGGCGCGGCCGGAAAGGTCCTCGATGTCGGTTCCGGAGCCGTGCACTCGATCCGCGACACCGTTGCCCTGATCGCCGACACCATCGGTGCGAGCGTCCCGCCCGGCTTCGGCCGGCTACCCGACCGCGCGAAAGAGCGCGACCTGGTCGCGGACATCGGGCCGGCCGTCGAGCACCTGCGGTGGCAGCCGAAGGTGGACCTGCCGACCGGGATCGCCCGCACCGTCGACTGGCACCTCGCGGAGATGTCCGGGCCGGCTCTGCGCGAGGCCGCGCAGCGGCGGACGGCGTAG
- the chrA gene encoding chromate efflux transporter: protein MASPAGERTDVVPFRSAVRAWFAISLQTFGGPAGQIAVMQRALVDDRRWISQRRFSHALNYCMLLPGPEAHQLAIYVGWLLNGLRGGLAAGVLFVLPGMIALLALSAIYVVFGDTTVVSALFTGLGAAVVAIVAQALVRVAGRALTHRVLVAVAVAAFVALAVFGVPFPVVIAVAAFVGWLAGRRFPTLTGSSWHGSADGGPAPLVADDALHTEAPSTARTLRILAIGLAAWTAPIAVVALVTGLSSVYTTQGLFFAGTALVTFGGAYAVLAFVAQQAVQAYGWLTAGDMVRGLALAETTPGPLIMVVQFVAFLGAYAAPGPFTPWVAGVVASLLVTWVTFVPSFLFIFLGAPYVERLRGNRALAGALAGISAAVVGVIADLAVYFAINTLFARTIEVDAGPLAVHLPDLATLRPAPLVIAAVAAVLVFAARWSVLRVLGVSALMGLAWAAVGLVTGVGI, encoded by the coding sequence TTGGCTTCACCCGCTGGCGAGCGCACCGACGTCGTCCCGTTCCGGTCGGCCGTGCGGGCCTGGTTCGCGATCTCGCTGCAGACGTTCGGCGGCCCTGCCGGGCAGATCGCGGTGATGCAACGGGCGCTGGTCGACGACCGGCGCTGGATCAGCCAGCGCCGCTTCTCCCACGCGCTGAACTACTGCATGCTGCTACCCGGGCCGGAGGCCCACCAGCTGGCCATCTACGTCGGCTGGCTGCTCAACGGGCTGCGCGGCGGGCTGGCCGCCGGGGTGCTGTTCGTGCTGCCCGGGATGATCGCCCTGCTCGCGCTGTCGGCGATCTACGTCGTGTTCGGCGACACCACCGTGGTCTCCGCGCTGTTCACCGGACTCGGCGCAGCGGTCGTCGCGATCGTGGCCCAGGCGCTCGTGCGGGTGGCAGGGCGTGCGCTGACCCACCGGGTACTGGTCGCGGTGGCGGTGGCGGCGTTCGTCGCGCTCGCGGTGTTCGGGGTCCCGTTCCCGGTGGTGATCGCGGTGGCCGCGTTCGTGGGCTGGCTGGCCGGGCGGCGTTTCCCCACGCTGACCGGCAGTAGCTGGCACGGTTCCGCGGACGGCGGGCCCGCTCCGCTGGTCGCGGACGACGCGTTGCACACCGAGGCCCCGTCGACGGCGAGGACGCTGCGGATCCTCGCGATCGGGCTCGCCGCATGGACGGCGCCGATCGCCGTGGTCGCCCTCGTCACCGGCCTGTCGAGCGTCTACACGACCCAGGGGCTGTTCTTCGCCGGCACCGCGCTCGTCACGTTCGGCGGCGCTTACGCCGTGCTCGCGTTCGTCGCGCAGCAGGCGGTGCAGGCCTACGGCTGGCTGACCGCGGGGGACATGGTCCGTGGCCTCGCGCTCGCCGAGACCACGCCGGGCCCGCTGATCATGGTGGTGCAGTTCGTGGCGTTCCTGGGTGCCTACGCGGCACCCGGCCCGTTCACCCCGTGGGTGGCGGGCGTGGTCGCCTCGCTGCTGGTGACGTGGGTGACGTTCGTGCCGAGCTTCCTGTTCATCTTCCTCGGCGCCCCCTACGTCGAGCGCCTGCGCGGCAACCGCGCCCTCGCAGGTGCGCTCGCGGGCATCAGCGCGGCCGTGGTGGGGGTCATCGCCGACCTCGCCGTCTACTTCGCGATCAACACACTGTTCGCGCGGACGATCGAGGTCGATGCCGGCCCGCTCGCCGTGCACCTGCCCGACCTCGCGACGCTGCGCCCGGCGCCGCTGGTGATCGCCGCCGTGGCGGCCGTGCTCGTGTTCGCCGCGCGGTGGTCCGTGCTCCGCGTGCTCGGGGTCAGCGCGCTCATGGGCCTGGCATGGGCTGCTGTGGGCCTGGTGACCGGCGTCGGCATCTAA
- a CDS encoding chromate resistance protein ChrB domain-containing protein, with amino-acid sequence MKWATRRGVHIDRAATAWLIRRFVDPEPEFVFVTGPDDVPADARPFDMRGVELGHQVHEGLQECTFETVLRRFELTDPVLWKLAEAVHEADLEDDRFDAPEAAGLDAVLRGLSMTVDDTTVLAVTGPIFDGLYEYYKRAVLLGRPPA; translated from the coding sequence ATGAAGTGGGCGACGCGGCGCGGCGTGCACATCGATCGGGCGGCCACGGCGTGGCTGATCCGGCGGTTCGTCGACCCGGAGCCGGAGTTCGTCTTCGTCACGGGACCAGACGACGTGCCTGCGGACGCGCGGCCGTTCGACATGCGCGGTGTCGAGCTCGGGCACCAGGTGCACGAGGGCCTGCAGGAGTGCACGTTCGAGACCGTCCTGCGGCGCTTCGAGCTCACCGACCCGGTGCTGTGGAAGCTCGCCGAGGCCGTCCACGAGGCGGATCTCGAGGACGACCGGTTCGACGCCCCGGAGGCCGCGGGGCTCGATGCCGTGCTGCGCGGCCTCTCGATGACCGTGGACGACACGACCGTCCTCGCGGTGACGGGCCCGATCTTCGACGGGCTCTACGAGTACTACAAGCGAGCGGTGCTGCTCGGCCGTCCCCCCGCTTAG
- a CDS encoding Chromate resistance protein ChrB, with protein sequence MQWVLLNYRMPREPSTPRIAVWRRLKSLGVAQLGDGLVALPADARTREHLEWVAEDVEQAGGSAMLWTAEPESVTHERRIAAEMAAARAQEYRQLCEQAASADAGLRRLRAELRRIERRDYFPPPEREMARAAVQAVDDPAARERA encoded by the coding sequence GTGCAATGGGTGCTGCTGAACTACCGGATGCCGCGGGAGCCGTCCACGCCGCGGATCGCGGTGTGGCGCCGGCTCAAGAGCCTCGGCGTGGCGCAGCTGGGCGACGGCCTGGTGGCGCTCCCGGCCGACGCCCGCACCCGGGAGCACCTGGAGTGGGTGGCCGAGGACGTCGAGCAGGCAGGTGGGTCGGCCATGCTCTGGACCGCCGAGCCGGAGTCGGTGACGCACGAGCGGCGGATCGCGGCGGAGATGGCCGCGGCGCGTGCGCAGGAGTACCGGCAGCTGTGCGAGCAGGCCGCCTCAGCGGACGCCGGCCTGCGGCGGCTGCGGGCGGAGCTGCGGCGCATCGAGCGACGCGACTACTTCCCGCCGCCGGAGCGGGAGATGGCCCGCGCCGCGGTGCAGGCCGTCGACGACCCCGCCGCCAGGGAGCGGGCATGA
- a CDS encoding nitroreductase/quinone reductase family protein → MTRQAVPMDVREVNKRVIEQFRAGGEVDGMHRERLVLLTTTGRRSGEPRTTPMMFHRDGDRVLVIASNIGAPRHPDWYLNLVADPEVTVEVGDESGAARRAVARALEGAEREPVWEMLKATYPFFAEHEQKTTRTIPVVALLPSTEG, encoded by the coding sequence ATGACCCGGCAGGCTGTCCCGATGGACGTGCGTGAGGTCAACAAGCGGGTGATCGAGCAGTTCCGGGCGGGCGGCGAGGTCGACGGCATGCACCGCGAGCGCCTGGTGCTGCTCACCACCACCGGCCGGCGTAGCGGTGAGCCCCGCACCACCCCGATGATGTTCCACCGCGACGGCGACCGGGTGCTCGTGATCGCCTCCAACATCGGCGCGCCCCGCCACCCCGACTGGTACCTGAACCTCGTGGCCGACCCGGAGGTCACCGTCGAGGTGGGCGACGAGTCCGGTGCTGCCCGGCGTGCCGTGGCGCGGGCGCTCGAGGGCGCCGAGCGCGAACCGGTGTGGGAGATGCTGAAGGCGACCTATCCGTTCTTCGCCGAGCACGAGCAGAAGACGACGCGCACGATCCCGGTGGTCGCGCTGCTGCCGAGCACGGAGGGCTGA
- a CDS encoding TIGR03086 family metal-binding protein: MDSADQLRQSIDLAVATIRDADLARFDDPSPCADYTVRDVVNHLAFGFLLAHRSGAREPWDPSWNGEDRTPYLVGLPEEKWAQGCADEAAAAARVWTDPSAWQGEASMGGAAMPAAAIGSMMTAEFAVHAWDLAAATGRSVDVPEALGAAVLEGVLAMAPSGREGGWFGPEVTVAADAPAFHRALAASGRDPRWTR, translated from the coding sequence ATGGATTCGGCAGACCAGCTGCGACAGAGCATCGACCTGGCGGTCGCGACGATCCGCGACGCCGACCTCGCCCGCTTCGACGACCCGTCGCCGTGCGCCGACTACACGGTCCGCGATGTCGTGAACCACCTGGCGTTCGGGTTCCTGCTCGCCCACCGCTCCGGCGCCCGCGAGCCCTGGGACCCGTCGTGGAACGGGGAGGACCGCACGCCCTACCTCGTCGGGCTGCCCGAGGAGAAGTGGGCGCAGGGCTGCGCCGACGAGGCCGCGGCCGCCGCGCGGGTGTGGACCGACCCCTCCGCGTGGCAGGGGGAGGCGAGCATGGGCGGCGCGGCCATGCCTGCGGCCGCGATCGGCTCGATGATGACGGCCGAGTTCGCCGTGCACGCCTGGGACCTGGCCGCCGCCACCGGCCGGTCCGTCGACGTCCCCGAGGCACTCGGTGCCGCTGTGCTCGAGGGAGTACTGGCGATGGCGCCGTCGGGGCGCGAGGGCGGCTGGTTCGGACCCGAGGTCACGGTGGCGGCCGACGCGCCTGCGTTCCACCGGGCCCTCGCGGCGTCCGGTCGTGATCCGCGGTGGACGCGATGA
- a CDS encoding NAD-dependent protein deacetylase yields MDLLEAPGLDRAVGVLASLPIVALTGAGLSTDSGIPDYRGPGSPRRTPMTYQEFLSGEAAQRRYWARSHVGWARMARAAPNAGHRALVALERCGALHGLITQNVDGLHAEAGSRAVIDLHGRIADVVCVHCRRRSSRAELQERLTALNPGFVEAAGTAVEAAPDGDAELAAVDGFRPARCTGCGGVLKPDVVFFGENVPRERVARAYAMVDAAAALLVAGSSLTVMSGLRFVRHAHKAGVPVVIVNRGATRGDELAAVRVDAGCSETLSALAAAVGTAA; encoded by the coding sequence GTGGATCTGCTGGAAGCGCCGGGGCTCGACCGCGCGGTCGGCGTGCTCGCGAGCCTCCCGATCGTCGCGCTCACCGGTGCCGGCCTGTCCACCGACTCCGGCATCCCCGACTACCGGGGTCCGGGCTCACCGCGGCGCACCCCGATGACCTACCAGGAGTTCCTCTCCGGCGAGGCCGCACAGCGGCGGTACTGGGCGCGCAGCCACGTCGGGTGGGCCCGCATGGCGCGAGCCGCGCCGAACGCAGGCCACCGCGCGCTCGTCGCCCTGGAACGGTGCGGGGCGCTGCACGGGCTGATCACCCAGAACGTCGACGGCCTGCACGCGGAGGCCGGGAGCCGGGCGGTGATCGATCTGCACGGCCGCATCGCCGACGTCGTCTGCGTGCACTGCCGCAGGCGCAGCAGCCGCGCCGAGCTGCAGGAGCGGCTCACCGCGCTCAATCCCGGGTTCGTCGAGGCGGCCGGCACCGCCGTCGAGGCCGCCCCGGACGGCGACGCCGAGCTCGCCGCCGTCGACGGGTTCCGGCCGGCCCGGTGCACCGGGTGCGGCGGCGTGCTGAAGCCCGACGTGGTGTTCTTCGGCGAGAACGTGCCACGCGAGCGGGTGGCCCGCGCCTACGCCATGGTCGACGCCGCGGCGGCGCTGCTCGTCGCCGGCTCGTCGTTGACGGTGATGTCGGGCCTGCGGTTCGTGCGGCACGCGCACAAGGCAGGCGTCCCGGTCGTGATCGTCAACCGGGGTGCCACCCGGGGCGACGAGCTCGCCGCCGTGCGGGTGGACGCCGGGTGCTCGGAGACTCTGTCCGCTCTGGCCGCCGCGGTGGGCACAGCGGCCTGA
- the trpS gene encoding tryptophan--tRNA ligase yields the protein MTPISSDTVLAAQRRSAELETRIAQDPSEFRILTGDRPTGPLHLGHYFGTLANRVRLQQLGVELFVLVADYQVLTDRDIAENLPEHVDGLIADYLAVGIDPGKSTVFAHSAVPALNQLLLPFLSLVSVAELQRNPTVKEEIEASRRSSVSGLMFTYPVHQAADILFCKADLVPVGKDQLPHLEITRTVARRFNERYGPVFPIPDALLSPVPHLLGLDGQKMSKSRGNAIALSLTADETARRIRSARTDSRRRITYEPETRPEVANLVRLTALCQDRDPHEVAEEVGDGGASALKRLAVEAVNEFLRPIRAGRAAHLADRAHLRQILASGNERAAAIADQTLREVRAAMKTAY from the coding sequence GTGACCCCCATCAGTTCCGACACCGTGCTCGCCGCACAGCGCCGCAGCGCCGAGCTGGAGACCCGCATCGCCCAGGACCCGTCGGAGTTCAGGATCCTGACCGGCGATCGGCCGACCGGGCCGCTGCACCTGGGCCACTACTTCGGGACGCTGGCCAACCGCGTGCGCCTGCAGCAGCTCGGCGTCGAGCTGTTCGTGCTCGTGGCCGACTACCAGGTGCTCACCGACCGGGACATCGCCGAGAACCTGCCCGAGCACGTCGACGGCCTGATCGCCGACTACCTGGCCGTCGGCATCGACCCCGGCAAGAGCACGGTGTTCGCCCACAGCGCCGTGCCCGCCCTCAACCAGCTGCTGCTGCCGTTCCTGTCGCTGGTGTCGGTCGCCGAGCTGCAGCGCAACCCGACGGTCAAGGAGGAGATCGAGGCGTCCAGGAGATCCTCGGTGAGCGGCCTGATGTTCACCTACCCGGTGCACCAGGCCGCCGACATCCTCTTCTGCAAGGCCGACCTCGTGCCGGTCGGCAAGGACCAGCTGCCGCACCTGGAGATCACGCGCACCGTCGCCCGCCGCTTCAATGAGCGGTACGGGCCGGTCTTCCCGATCCCGGACGCGCTGCTGTCACCGGTGCCGCACCTCCTGGGCCTGGACGGGCAGAAGATGAGCAAGAGCCGCGGCAACGCGATCGCCCTGTCGCTCACCGCCGACGAGACCGCCCGCCGGATCCGCAGCGCCAGGACCGACTCCCGGCGCCGCATCACCTACGAGCCCGAGACCCGCCCCGAGGTGGCCAACCTGGTCCGGCTGACCGCCCTCTGCCAGGACCGCGATCCGCACGAGGTGGCCGAGGAGGTCGGCGACGGGGGAGCGTCGGCCCTCAAGCGGCTCGCCGTCGAGGCGGTCAACGAGTTCCTGCGGCCCATCCGCGCCGGCCGGGCCGCCCACCTCGCCGACCGCGCCCACCTGCGCCAGATCCTCGCGTCGGGCAACGAGCGCGCGGCCGCCATCGCGGACCAGACCCTTCGGGAGGTCCGCGCCGCCATGAAGACCGCGTACTGA
- a CDS encoding lipopolysaccharide biosynthesis protein codes for MTIVQEHRVPTRDRASQVRSGLLRGWRSPQHRDGLALVLSSGLTSGLGLLFWILAARLYDPATVGVNSTALSAMTLLGTAAQLNLGNALLRFVPVAGRHVRALVVGCYAAAIAAAALAGAVFALGASWWAPELHAAFGGSELLAFFTLSTPVWAMFVIQDYVLPALKKATLVPVENLVFSVLKIVFLGGAAALGMWSGLAVSWAAATAVIVLIVTVYLARVLPRSEGRADDAGPAPAAVTVRDVASFVRADYAGTVFLLTAVFGLPLVVFARLGPEAAAVYGITWQIAYALYLVVNGMGQSLVAHVAADPDRLEAARHSMICKAMALLVPAVLVIAAAAYPLLSLFGAHYADEGSLLLALLVLSAVPNAVTWSAVWAARVRRDGRILFGVPAAVTTAVIAGSWFLMPVMGVVGTGVAWLGAQSVAAAGVLTVRAVMKRRLRLQRA; via the coding sequence ATGACGATCGTGCAGGAGCACCGCGTTCCGACCCGTGACCGTGCGTCCCAGGTGCGGTCGGGTCTTCTGCGCGGATGGCGAAGCCCGCAGCACCGCGACGGGTTGGCGCTCGTGCTCAGCTCCGGCCTCACCTCGGGGCTCGGGCTGCTGTTCTGGATCCTGGCCGCCCGGCTGTACGACCCGGCCACCGTGGGCGTGAACAGCACCGCCCTGTCGGCGATGACGCTGCTGGGTACGGCGGCGCAGCTCAACCTGGGCAACGCGCTGCTGCGCTTCGTACCCGTCGCGGGCCGCCACGTCCGCGCGCTCGTCGTGGGCTGCTACGCCGCCGCCATCGCCGCGGCGGCACTGGCCGGTGCGGTGTTCGCCCTCGGCGCCTCGTGGTGGGCGCCCGAGCTGCACGCCGCGTTCGGCGGGTCGGAACTGCTGGCGTTCTTCACGCTGTCCACGCCGGTGTGGGCGATGTTCGTGATCCAGGACTACGTGCTGCCCGCGCTCAAGAAGGCCACCCTCGTCCCGGTGGAGAACCTCGTGTTCTCCGTGCTGAAGATCGTGTTCCTCGGCGGGGCGGCCGCGCTCGGGATGTGGAGCGGGCTGGCCGTCTCCTGGGCCGCGGCGACCGCGGTGATCGTCCTGATCGTCACCGTCTACCTGGCGCGGGTGCTCCCGCGCTCCGAGGGGCGCGCCGACGACGCCGGCCCGGCACCGGCAGCCGTCACGGTGCGGGACGTCGCATCGTTCGTCCGGGCCGACTACGCCGGCACCGTGTTCCTGCTCACCGCGGTCTTCGGGCTCCCGCTCGTGGTGTTCGCCCGCCTCGGCCCGGAGGCCGCCGCGGTGTACGGCATCACCTGGCAGATCGCCTACGCCCTCTACCTGGTCGTCAACGGCATGGGGCAGTCGCTGGTGGCCCACGTCGCCGCCGACCCCGACCGGCTCGAGGCGGCCCGCCACAGCATGATCTGCAAGGCGATGGCGCTGCTCGTCCCGGCCGTGCTCGTGATCGCGGCGGCGGCGTACCCGCTGCTGTCGCTGTTCGGCGCCCACTACGCCGACGAGGGCAGCCTGCTGCTGGCGTTGCTCGTCCTGTCGGCCGTCCCGAACGCCGTCACCTGGTCCGCCGTCTGGGCCGCGCGCGTGCGCCGGGACGGGCGGATCCTGTTCGGGGTGCCGGCGGCGGTGACGACGGCGGTCATCGCCGGGAGCTGGTTCCTCATGCCGGTCATGGGCGTCGTCGGCACCGGGGTGGCGTGGCTCGGCGCCCAGAGCGTCGCGGCGGCAGGTGTGCTGACCGTGCGCGCCGTGATGAAGAGGCGGCTACGCTTGCAGCGTGCGTAG